From the Fictibacillus halophilus genome, the window TTTCTATTCCTAACGAAGCAAACGATCGAGGAAGAAGACCAAGGAAACATTATTTCCAGAACGATTTTGGATGAGTGGTATAATCCAATCGGCACCATTAATTTATTCGATGTCCAAGATGGCTATGGATTTCTTGGCACCTGGATTGGTCAGCCTTACTTTGGAAAAGGTTATAATTCTTTAGCAAAAGAAGCTTTCTTTTCTGAATTATTCTATGAGAAAGATATCCACACCATCTTTATGCGTATTCGCAAAGAAAATATTCGTTCACAAAAAGCAGCTGAAAAAATTCCTTATGTGACGTTAGCTAACGAAACAAGAAAAGATGTTTATGATCAGCTTAATCAAGGACAGGATATTTACAACCTTTATCAGATTGAAAAAGATAACTATCTCATGCACATGCTTCGTACACAAACACAGCCACTGGAAATTGTGGAAGAACATTTAAAGGAAGCTTAATACAGGTAACTTGAACAGCTTCTCTGCGCATACTAATGAACATCACTCCCTTTTGAGTGATGTTTATTTTTTTGTGAGGAGGTAACGTTATGGAAAGTAAAAAACAACAGGCAAAAGAAAGAAATGACGATCTAACCAAAACACAAGAAATTCTGTATAAAGAGGAATTAAAGTCTGCTGAATCAACAGCTGAGACGCAAGAGATGACAAACGAAGATAATTCCTAAAGAAATACTTTTTTGACTTTTTTGTTATTCGCTTCATGAGCAAGTTGATTGAAGTGGAAGTGCGAGACTCCTACGGGACGAGCGGTCAGGTGGAGACTCCTATTGGCGCAAAGCGGCAGGAGGCTCACCGTACGCCCCGTGGAAAGCGAGCATCTGGAACGGAAATCAACTACTTTCATAGAGCACCAATGATATAACAGCTTTCATAAAAGGATGATTCTTCCTATAATATTTAGCCGAAAAATGCACATTCTATAGTTGAGGACAAGTTCCTCAATCGCTTTTGATTTACGTTTCAAAACATCGTGATATCTTTAAGGAGGTATTTGTGTGGAAAAACGTAACCGAAAGTCCTCATTGCACAATAATGCTAAAGCTTCTCAAGCCAAAGGACTTGATGT encodes:
- a CDS encoding GNAT family N-acetyltransferase, with translation MLKKRDLSESHVLYNLMVHPDVFPFVRQKAASFEEFLFLTKQTIEEEDQGNIISRTILDEWYNPIGTINLFDVQDGYGFLGTWIGQPYFGKGYNSLAKEAFFSELFYEKDIHTIFMRIRKENIRSQKAAEKIPYVTLANETRKDVYDQLNQGQDIYNLYQIEKDNYLMHMLRTQTQPLEIVEEHLKEA